One endosymbiont 'TC1' of Trimyema compressum genomic window, GATAATGAGGCTGATATTATTGCTATAAACTGTGCATCAGCTGCATTACATTTGTCTAGAGCGCCATTTATGGGGCCTATTGCAGCTGTTAGAGTTGGTTATATAGATGGGCAATACATTATTAACCCTAATGAAGAGCAACGAGAAGTTTCAACTGTTAATTTAACAGTTGCAGGAACTAAAGAAGCTGTGATGATGGTTGAGGCAGGCGCTAAAATTGTACCTGAAACTGTTATGATGGAGTGTATTCTTAAAGGTCATGATGAAATTAAAAAGCTGGTTCAATTTATTGAAGATTTTAGAGAAGAAGCATCAACTATGGGATTATGTGGAGAAAAAATTGATTTTAAACCAGAAGAAAAAGATGAAGTATTTTTAAATCAAGCTGCTTTACTTATTAAACCCGCAATTGATGAGTGCATTGAATACATTTTAGAAAAAGATTTAAGAAAAGAGAAAAGAGATGAGCATCTAGGCTCTCTTAAAGAAGCATTAATTGAGACTTTCTTTGAAGATAAGGCGCAGATTATGGAAGAAAAACCTATCGTTATGAAATGGTTTAAAGAGCAATTTGATGCACTTGAAAAAGAAGCTTTTAGAAACTTAATTTTGGATAGGAAAATTAGAATTGATAATAGGAAATTGACTGAAGTTAGACCGATTACTTGTGAAGTGGATTTATTGCCAAGAACCCATGGATCTGCTCTCTTTACACGTGGCGAAACACAAATTTTAAGTGTAACAACTTTAGGTCCAAATAGGGATGAGCAAATGGTTGATGATATTAATTTATCTGGCTCCAAGCGTTACATGCACCAATATAATTTCCCGCCTTATAGTGTTGGAGAGGCTAAACCAATGAGAGGGCCAGGCAGAAGAGAAATTGGTCATGGTAATCTTGCTGAAAGAGCCCTTTTAGCTGTTTTGCCTAGCCAAGAAGACTTTCCATATGTAATGCGTGTTGTTTCAGAAGCATTGAGTTCTAATGGTTCGACATCAATGGGCAGTGTTTGTGGTAGTTCTCTATCCTTAATGGCGGCTGGTGTACCATTGAAAAGCCCAGTATCTGGAATTGCCATGGGACTGATTAAAAGAGGGAATGACATTGCCGTTTTAACAGATATTCAAGGTATGGAAGACCATCTTGGAGATATGGACTTTAAGGTAACAGGAACTGAAGAAGGTATTACTGCTCTGCAAATGGATATTAAAATTGCTGGTATTAATAGAGAAATTTTAGAACAAGCATTAAACCAAGCAAAAGATGGTCGTATGCACATTATGGGCATTATGAATGAAACAATAAAAGCAGGGAGAAATGAGTTATCTGATTATGCACCTAAAATTATTACTATTCAGGTACATCCAGATAAAATTAGAGAAATTATTGGACCTGGTGGCAAAATGATTAAAAAAATCATTGAAGACACTGGCGTAGGTATGAACATTACTGATGATGGTATTGTTGAAATTTCTGCTGTTGATAGGGATTCTTTAAAAAAAGCAAAAGAAATTGTAGAAAAAATTACATCTCAAGTAGAAATCGGTAAGATTTACAAAGGTAAAGTAATGCGTGTTACAGATTTTGGTGCTTTTATTGAAGTTATTGAAGGTGTTTACGGTTCTTTTGGTAAAGAAGGCCTTGTACATATTTCTCAATTAGATACAAAACGTGTAAACAAAGTTGAAGACATAGTAAAAGAGGGAGATCAAATTCTAGTTAAAGCGACTGAAATTGACCACTTAGGTCGTCTGAAGTTGTCAAGAAAAGAGGCTCTTTTAGATGAACAAAAAAGTAAAGACAGCTAGACCATTAACCAGTCGGTCTTTGTTTTTAGTTTTCTTAAAAGTAGGTACACTAGTTTTAGGAGGGGGTCCTATTATATTAGTGGCCTTTAGAAGTGAAATTGTAGACATGAGACAATGGATGACAGCTGAAGAATTTGATTTAAGGTTACCCATTGTACAAAGTTTACCAGGTCCTTTTGGATTAAATGGTGCTTTCATGTTAGGTCACCTTCTTTTAAAAAAGAAGGGGGCCTTGCTGGGTATCATTGGTATACTTTTTCCATCTACAGCTATTATACTGGTACTCAAATTATTGGTGAGTAGCCAAGAATTCATACCGATTCTATTAGAGAAGTTTTTATATGGTGTTAACTTAGCAGCTAGTGGATTAGTCTTTTTAATGGCTCTTGATTTATTGAGAAGGTTTTCTAAGAAGAAGGTTCCTATTGCTATTTTTTTAATTACCTTAATTGGCGTATTAGTTTTTAAATTAACGCCACTTATATTCATAGCCATGGCTATTATTATCGGTGTTCTTGTTGCCTTAATAGGAGGTAAGACAGATGATATTAGTTGAGCTTTTTTTAACATTTATGATGATTGGTCTTTTTGGCTTCGGCGGAGGCTATGCAATTTTACCAGTTGTTGAGAGAGAAGCTATGAATCATAGTTGGTTGACTAAAGAGCTTTTTAATAGGTATGTAGGATTCTCGAATATAACTCCTGGACCTGTTTCCATTAAAATGGCAACTTGGATTGGCTTGGAACAAGGTGGGTTCTTTGGTTCTTTAGTTGCAACCATTGGGTTTGCACTTCCTGGATTAATTTTAACTTATCTGGTATTGAAAGCTTGGGATAAATATAATGAGAGACAATGGTTTCAAAATGTAAATTTTTATTTAATAAGTGTTATAGGGGCTTTGTTTGTGCAAACAGCAATCTTGTTATTTTCAGGGGTCCCATTTAGTATGATGGGTATAGTGATTTTTGTCATTATATTCCTATTGGCTTTAAGTAATAAAATAAGCAGTATTGTTCTGCTATTGCTGGGAGGTTTACTTGGTATGATTCTTTTATAGGGGGAATACAGATAAAAGGAGCAAACAGGTATCGTGAAAAGAAAAACTTTAGTTATTCTTTCAATTTTAATATTGCTACTAGTAGTAGCAATTTGTATTACTTTTTTTAAAGAAAATTCATCACCTGAGGATAGTTTATTGACTTATAAAGTGGAAAATTCTGTTATTGAAAATAATACGGCTCATATTAAATTTACTGTTACTGTTGAAAGAGGGAAAAACATTGACCCTATTTCACAGGTACGGTTAGTTGAGGAGAATAATTTAGCATCTTATCCAATAAATGGTTATCCCAAAATTTTGCTTTCAAAAGGTGAAAGCAAAGAATTTCAATTTACATTTCATTTTCCAAGTTCGGAAAAAGCTACTCTTGAAATCACCAGCAGTGGTGGCAATACTGAAAATCTTGTATTGTCTTTTCCAGAAGTTGCGACAAGAGAACAAGGAGTGAAGATTGAGGATTCTTCTTTAGCCATAGGGGAAGATTTGACAATAGGAAGCTCAGAAAAATATTTAGTAAATAATTATCGCTTTTCTCAAGTGGGGGATACACTACCGCCAGAAGGCATGGTCTATTTAATTGTTAATATGACATTGGAAAATGTGAGTGATTACAAAGGAACTGTAGTCTATCTAAACAAAGATAATTTTAGTCTAAAAAATTACGCTGGACAATTTTATGAAAAAGGTAGTGATAAAGCTGTAGGGACAAAAAAAGCTGATAAGGATGCTTTACAGAAGGGTGAGAAGACTGCTTTTGATGTGGCTTTTGTAGTTCCTAAAACTGAAAAGAAATTTCAGTTATTTTTAAATGGAAAAAAGATATTTATTATCGAAAAAACTGAAAAGCAATAGCCTTTTTACAAAATGTCTCACAGTAAAGCTGTGGGGCATAAATTTTACAAACAAAAAAGCAATGACTATTCTGATTATTATCACTGTCATTTGCTTTTTCCGAATTACAACTATTAATTTTTTGAGCATGTTTTAACAGTACGCCACTGACTGCAAACTTTTTTATGCTCTTTCTACTTTTCCTGAACGTAAGCAACGGCTACAAACCATTTGTTTTTTAACTGTTCCATTTTTTTCAACACGTACTGGTTGTAGGTTAGCATTCCATTTTCTTCTTGTTTTAACATGGGAGTGGCTTACTCTGTTCCCAGATATCTGACCCTTACCACATACTGCACATTTTGCCATAACGGCACCTCCTGTCTATTAAAAAAACATATTACATTCAATATTATCTAACATGCTTTTAAATTATAGCAAATAATTCTTTAAAAAACAAGGTTTCATACTAGAGAAAATTATTTACTTAGTAATTATAAAAGAGTTCTTTATTTATGGTATTTTTGGTATAATGATATAAGTAATAGATAAACATTTTAAGGAGGAGTTATAATGGTTGAGTTAAAAACAACAGATTCAGGTAAAATTGATATTTCTGAGAATCTAATTAGCAAGGTTGCAGGTAAAGCCGCAATTGAATGCTATGGTGTTGTAGGTATGGTATCAAGAAACTTTAGAGATGGTATTCAAAAGTTTTTTGGTAAAGAGCAATATGATAAAGGCGTTGAAGTTGTTAATACAGATGATAAATGCCAAATTAATGTTCATGTGATTTTAGCTTACGGTGGAAAAATCGATGCTATAGCTCAAAATGTGATGGATCAAGTTGTTTATGCAATTGATCAATATATCCCAAATTTAGATAAAGTTGTCAATGTTTATGTTGATGATATTTCCATTTTAAAATAAAACAGGAGGACTTTAATATAGTGAAGTCAATAGAAAAAGTTGAGGTTTTATTAAACATGATGAAAGCAGCTGGTGCTCAGCTAGAATCTCAACGTGAAGAAGTGGATAATCTAAATGTCTTTCCTGTTCCAGATGGGGATACAGGTACCAATATGTATTTAACAATTAAAGGTGCTTTAAAGTTTATTGAGGACAGTAGGCCTGAAACCTTTTCTCAATTTTCTGAGAGTTTGTCTAAAGGAGCTCTTATGGGAGCAAGAGGTAATTCAGGAGTAATATTATCTCAAATATTTAGAGGTTTTGCTATGGGGATACAAAATCAAAGTACAATAGATGGGAAAACATTGGCTCAAGCATTTACACTTGGAGAGGAAATTGCTTATCAGGCTGTAAAAAAACCAGTTGAAGGAACTATTTTAACGGTTATGAAAGGCATTAAAGAAGGTGCTAATAAAAGTGCAATTAGAAAAAATGATGTTCTCTTTGTTTTAGAGGAGAGTATTAAGGCTGGAAATAAAGCTTTAGAGAAAACGCCAGAATATCTCCCAATTCTTAAAGAATCTGGTGTAGTTGACGCTGGTGGTAAAGGTCTAATGGTTATACTAGAGGGGCTATACAGAGGTGCATTAGGCAAATCTGTAGTTTTTGAGTCTCCAGAAGATGTTATTCAATCCTCTATTTTTGATGAAGGGATTCAAAATGTAGAAGATATTAAATTTGCTTACTGTACAGAGTTTATTATTTTAAATCCTACAAAAAGCAATGAACAATTAAGAAAAGACTTAGATGATCCTAAAAGAGGTGATAGTTTAATTACTATTGCTGCTGATGGTATTGCTAAAATCCATATGCATACTAACCATCCAGGTGAACTAATTGAATATGCAATTGGTGTTGGTCCTGTCACCAATATAAAAATTGACAATATGTTAGAACAGTTTGTAAAAAAACATCCAAACAAAAATATTACTAAAGAAACTGAAAAGCAAAAGCCCTTTGGCTTTGTTATGGTGGTTCCGGGTAGTGGTTTAGGGGATATAGCTAAAAGCATGGGCGTTGACTCTATTTTAAATGGAGGACAGACTATGAACCCAAGTACCCATGATATTCAAGAAGCTATTGCTACAGTAAATGCTAAAGTTGTTTATTTATTGCCCAACAATAAAAATATTATTTTAGCTTCAGAACAAGCAGCTGAATTAGTAAAAAATAAAAAAGTTATTGTTGTTCCAAGTACTAATATCCCTGAAGGGTTTAATAGTCTTTTAGCATTTAATGAGGCTAAGAAACCAAAGGAAAATTTAGCAAGTATGAAAACATCTTTTAGAGAGATAACAGCAGGGGCTATTACTTATGCAGTAAGAGATACATCAGTTAATGGCTTAGTTATCAAAAAAAATCAGATATTGTCGATGATAGGCAAAGAGATTATTGCTGCTACGAAAACTATTGATGAGTCTATGGATATATTTTTAGAAAAAGCTTATAAAGATCAAGATATTCTAACACTATATACAGGCAATATGGTTTCTAAAGAAGATGGAACAAAGATGAAAAAAAGAATTGAAAAGAAATATCCTGAGTTAGAGGTAGTCTTATTTGAGGGTAAACAACCTGTTTATTACTACATTCTATCTCTAGAATAGGACATATAAATTTGATTGATAAAAAAATATATAAAAATGGGCTAACGGTAATTAAGTCTTTGATACCGGATAGTTTATCAGCAGTATTTGGTGTTTTTGTAAAAGCTGGTACTCGGAATGAAACTAAAGATAACTTTGGCTGTGCCCATTTTTTAGAGCATATGTTTTTCAAAGGTACAGCAACTAAAACAGGTCGTGAACTAGCAGAATCTATGGATGAAATTGGTGGTATAATTAATGCTTTTACAAGCCATGATTATACTTGTTTTTATAGCCATAGTCTCAGCGAAGATTGTTCTTATGCTTATGATGTTATTAGTGATATGCTATTAAATAGTTTATTTGACAAAGGTGAAATAGAGAAGGAAAAGAAAGTAATTTTTGAAGAGATGAATATGTATGAGGATGAACCAGGAGGCTTAGTTGTAGAAACATTTACAAAAAAGCTTTTTGTTGGAACACCTTTAAGCAATAGTATTTTAGGTACGGTTGAATCTTTGAAATCAATTAATCAGGAGAAATTACTTGATTTTTTTAATAAATACTATAGACCTGAGAATATAATAATTGTACTGGCAGGTCATTTTAATGAAGAAGATTTAACGAAAAAAATAGAGAATACATTTGGTAAGATGGCTAAAGGCGCTTTTAAAGACGCTCCCTTAATTGAAACAAGCGGCATTAAGCCTTTTAACTACCATGCTATTATGAAAGAAGATGTAACCCAAGTTAATTTCGCTTTAGGCTGTCTTGGTGTAGCTAAAACCCATTCTAACTATTATGCTTTAGAGCTATTAAGTACGCTATTAGGTGAAGGTTCTAGTTCCTATTTGTTTTTGCAAATTAGAGATGCATTAGGATTGTGTTATGATATTGGCAGTTTTAATTCTTCTTTTTATGAAACTGGAGAATTAGTAATTCATGGTGCTACAAGTATTGAGTCCTTTCCCAAAGTGCTTAAAACTGTTGCTGAGCTTTTAGATGATATGGTGAAAAATAGTGTAAATGAAGGAGCATTTTTACGAGGTAAAAAACAAATGGTTAGTC contains:
- a CDS encoding chromate transporter — its product is MNKKVKTARPLTSRSLFLVFLKVGTLVLGGGPIILVAFRSEIVDMRQWMTAEEFDLRLPIVQSLPGPFGLNGAFMLGHLLLKKKGALLGIIGILFPSTAIILVLKLLVSSQEFIPILLEKFLYGVNLAASGLVFLMALDLLRRFSKKKVPIAIFLITLIGVLVFKLTPLIFIAMAIIIGVLVALIGGKTDDIS
- a CDS encoding DUF4352 domain-containing protein, whose protein sequence is MKRKTLVILSILILLLVVAICITFFKENSSPEDSLLTYKVENSVIENNTAHIKFTVTVERGKNIDPISQVRLVEENNLASYPINGYPKILLSKGESKEFQFTFHFPSSEKATLEITSSGGNTENLVLSFPEVATREQGVKIEDSSLAIGEDLTIGSSEKYLVNNYRFSQVGDTLPPEGMVYLIVNMTLENVSDYKGTVVYLNKDNFSLKNYAGQFYEKGSDKAVGTKKADKDALQKGEKTAFDVAFVVPKTEKKFQLFLNGKKIFIIEKTEKQ
- a CDS encoding DAK2 domain-containing protein, encoding MKSIEKVEVLLNMMKAAGAQLESQREEVDNLNVFPVPDGDTGTNMYLTIKGALKFIEDSRPETFSQFSESLSKGALMGARGNSGVILSQIFRGFAMGIQNQSTIDGKTLAQAFTLGEEIAYQAVKKPVEGTILTVMKGIKEGANKSAIRKNDVLFVLEESIKAGNKALEKTPEYLPILKESGVVDAGGKGLMVILEGLYRGALGKSVVFESPEDVIQSSIFDEGIQNVEDIKFAYCTEFIILNPTKSNEQLRKDLDDPKRGDSLITIAADGIAKIHMHTNHPGELIEYAIGVGPVTNIKIDNMLEQFVKKHPNKNITKETEKQKPFGFVMVVPGSGLGDIAKSMGVDSILNGGQTMNPSTHDIQEAIATVNAKVVYLLPNNKNIILASEQAAELVKNKKVIVVPSTNIPEGFNSLLAFNEAKKPKENLASMKTSFREITAGAITYAVRDTSVNGLVIKKNQILSMIGKEIIAATKTIDESMDIFLEKAYKDQDILTLYTGNMVSKEDGTKMKKRIEKKYPELEVVLFEGKQPVYYYILSLE
- a CDS encoding Asp23/Gls24 family envelope stress response protein; this encodes MVELKTTDSGKIDISENLISKVAGKAAIECYGVVGMVSRNFRDGIQKFFGKEQYDKGVEVVNTDDKCQINVHVILAYGGKIDAIAQNVMDQVVYAIDQYIPNLDKVVNVYVDDISILK
- a CDS encoding chromate transporter, which translates into the protein MILVELFLTFMMIGLFGFGGGYAILPVVEREAMNHSWLTKELFNRYVGFSNITPGPVSIKMATWIGLEQGGFFGSLVATIGFALPGLILTYLVLKAWDKYNERQWFQNVNFYLISVIGALFVQTAILLFSGVPFSMMGIVIFVIIFLLALSNKISSIVLLLLGGLLGMILL
- the rpmB gene encoding 50S ribosomal protein L28, translating into MAKCAVCGKGQISGNRVSHSHVKTRRKWNANLQPVRVEKNGTVKKQMVCSRCLRSGKVERA
- a CDS encoding M16 family metallopeptidase encodes the protein MIDKKIYKNGLTVIKSLIPDSLSAVFGVFVKAGTRNETKDNFGCAHFLEHMFFKGTATKTGRELAESMDEIGGIINAFTSHDYTCFYSHSLSEDCSYAYDVISDMLLNSLFDKGEIEKEKKVIFEEMNMYEDEPGGLVVETFTKKLFVGTPLSNSILGTVESLKSINQEKLLDFFNKYYRPENIIIVLAGHFNEEDLTKKIENTFGKMAKGAFKDAPLIETSGIKPFNYHAIMKEDVTQVNFALGCLGVAKTHSNYYALELLSTLLGEGSSSYLFLQIRDALGLCYDIGSFNSSFYETGELVIHGATSIESFPKVLKTVAELLDDMVKNSVNEGAFLRGKKQMVSQIVLASEGILSKLRLGNNFLYNGREVPVSEAKNLIESIPYADFNLFVKGFLKRENMSLSLVGPKGMENFKEKWRLTQWGN
- a CDS encoding polyribonucleotide nucleotidyltransferase; the protein is MTQVLRKSIEVGGRTFTMETGKMAKLADGSVLGAYGDTVVLGTATVSKAPRECIDFFPLTVDVEEKMYAAGKIPGGFIKRETRPGERAILTARLIDRPIRPLFPEGYKSDIQLVATVLSIEPDNEADIIAINCASAALHLSRAPFMGPIAAVRVGYIDGQYIINPNEEQREVSTVNLTVAGTKEAVMMVEAGAKIVPETVMMECILKGHDEIKKLVQFIEDFREEASTMGLCGEKIDFKPEEKDEVFLNQAALLIKPAIDECIEYILEKDLRKEKRDEHLGSLKEALIETFFEDKAQIMEEKPIVMKWFKEQFDALEKEAFRNLILDRKIRIDNRKLTEVRPITCEVDLLPRTHGSALFTRGETQILSVTTLGPNRDEQMVDDINLSGSKRYMHQYNFPPYSVGEAKPMRGPGRREIGHGNLAERALLAVLPSQEDFPYVMRVVSEALSSNGSTSMGSVCGSSLSLMAAGVPLKSPVSGIAMGLIKRGNDIAVLTDIQGMEDHLGDMDFKVTGTEEGITALQMDIKIAGINREILEQALNQAKDGRMHIMGIMNETIKAGRNELSDYAPKIITIQVHPDKIREIIGPGGKMIKKIIEDTGVGMNITDDGIVEISAVDRDSLKKAKEIVEKITSQVEIGKIYKGKVMRVTDFGAFIEVIEGVYGSFGKEGLVHISQLDTKRVNKVEDIVKEGDQILVKATEIDHLGRLKLSRKEALLDEQKSKDS